In a single window of the Balaenoptera acutorostrata chromosome 3, mBalAcu1.1, whole genome shotgun sequence genome:
- the LOC130707480 gene encoding LOW QUALITY PROTEIN: uncharacterized protein LOC130707480 (The sequence of the model RefSeq protein was modified relative to this genomic sequence to represent the inferred CDS: inserted 3 bases in 2 codons) → MAASGSPGPTPSPXPGGNAPRPTAAGPWRGERRKRTYLRTVPSAEAARGVPGXPRRSRRGGGYRSALRPIVSLPRGSRRSRALEPGSSPARHLLPPLWKRPPPPRAARPGPRLRATGPARLTGRCQPTPLRPRPPPSWRGPGGLFPAARARRSRVPAGRGGALPGLPGAGAVPRDARPEAAPGTPREGPGGTGEPGPGAGLLHV, encoded by the exons ATGGCGGCGTCCGGCTCCCCGGGGCCAACTCCGAGTC TGCCTGGAGGAAACGCGCCGAGACCCACCGCCGCCGGCCCCTGGCggggggagaggagaaaaagaacttACCTCCGGACGGTCCCGTCGGCGGAGGCAGCGCGGGGAGTCCCGGG GCCCAGGAGGTCCCGGCGCGGCGGCGGCTACCGCAGTGCCCTCCGCCCCATTGTTTCCCTTCCAAGAGGATCCCGGCGAAGCCGAGCCCTGGAACCAGGAAGTTCCCCGGCGCGACACCTCCTGCCGCCGCTATGGAAACGGCCCCCGCCTCCCAGGGCGGCTCGCCCGGGACCCCGCCTCCGCGCCACCGGCCCCGCCCGCCTCACGGGCCGCTGCCAACCGACGCCGCTGCGGCCGCGGCCGCCGCCATCTTGGCGCGGCCCGGGCGGCCTCTTCCCGGCGGCACGTGCGCGCCGCTCCCGCGTTCCCGCCGGCCGCGGGGGTGCGCTGCCAGGGCTGCCGGGTGCGGGCGCCGTTCCCCGGGATGCGCGGCCAGAAGCGGCGCCTGGAACCCCGAGGGAGGGCCCGGGCGGCACTGGAGAGCCAGGACCGGGAGCGGGGCTTCTTCATGTGTGA